Genomic DNA from Thermodesulfovibrionales bacterium:
CAGAAGAGGGATATTGGTTATCTCAACAATCAAGCCAGGCTTTTGAGGATTGAGATCCTCAAGATGCTTACAGAGGCTGGCTCCGGTCACACAGGTGGTAGTCTTTCAGCTGCTGATATAGTAACTGCCCTGTATTTTTATAAACTGAGACACAGGCCTGATGCTCCTTTTTGGAGAGAGAGGGATAGATTTGTGCTGTCAAAGGGGCATGCTGCTCCTCTTCTTTATGCAGTGCTTGCGATGAGTGGATATTTTGATAAGTCTCTCCTTAAGACCTTAAGAAAATTAGGAAGCCCTCTTCAGGGACATCCCTGTTCAAAGAACCTTGCTGGTGTTGAGATATCAACAGGTTCCCTGGGACAGGGTTTGAGTGTAGCAAATGGAATAGCCATGGGATTGAGGCTTGATAAACTTCCTTCGAGGGTTTACTGTCTTCTTGGCGATGGTGAACTTCAGGAAGGTCAGGTATGGGAAGCTGCCATGACTGCTTCTCATTATAAACTTGATAATATCTGTGCAATAGTGGATCTTAATGCCCTACAGATTGATGGACCAATTTCAGAGGTAAAAGATATTGAGCCAGTGGATAAAAAATTTCAGGCCTTTGGATGGCATACCATTGAAATAAACGGTCATGATATGGCGCAGATAGTTGATAGCCTTGACAGAGCAGAAACCCTCAAGGGTGCACCAACTGTAATACTTGCAAGAACAATTAAGGGAAAGGGTGTATCGATCTTTGAAAATAAGGTCAAATATCATGGTGTAGCTCCAACAAAAGAGGAGCTCGAAATTGCCTTAAGGGAACTTGGTGATGGGACAGGTATCTGATACCAAAATGGAGATCAAATCTTTCAGTGGAGTTGATGCGGCAACACGAGATGCCTATGGAGAGGTTCTTTACAGAATTGGTCTTGAAAATCCTGATATAGTTGTCCTTGATGCAGACCTGAGCTCTTCTACAAAGACCCAGAAGTTTGCAAAGGCTTTCCCTGAGAGATTTTTTAATATGGGTGTCTCTGAGCAGGATATGATGGCTACAGCAGCAGGACTGTCTCTTTCAGGGAAGATTCCATTTGCCTCTACCTTTGCCATATTTGCCACTGGTAGGGCATGGGAACAGATAAGACAGAGCATTGCCTACAGCTGCCTTAATGTAAAGATTGTTGCAACCCATGGAGGAATTACAGTTGGTGAAGATGGCGCATCCCATCAGGCAATTGAGGATATCGCCTTGATGCGCGTCATACCCGGCATGACCGTTATAGTGCCTGCTGACGCCTACGAGACAGAACTTGTTATTAAAGAGATTGTTAAATATAAAGGACCTGTTTATGTTAGGCTTGGCAGGGCAAAGGTTAGGGCTGTTATGCCTCAGGAATACAGATTCTCCATAGGCAAGGCCCACGCCTTCGGTTTTGGAAAGGATGTAAATATTATTGCCTGTGGTGTGATGGTAGCAGAGGCACTCATTGCAGCAGGGATACTTAAAGAAAATGGAGTAGATGCTGGTGTTATAAATATGTCAACCATAAAACCACTTGATGAGGAAATGCTTTTGAAGGCATCAGATGCATCCTTAATTGTTACAGCTGAGGAACATTCAGTGATAGGCGGTCTTGGTGGAGCGGTTTGTGAATTTCTTTCTTCAGTAAAACCAAAACCTGTATTAAGGATAGGAATAAGGGATAGATTTGGAACCTCGGGTTCGTCAGGCGAGCTGATGAAATTTTTTAAACTTACGGGTGAGCAGATAGCTGAGGATATTCTTTCAGTGCTTCGTAATGCGTGATCAGGAATAATGAAAAAAATACTCATCAGCCCGTACTGCTCATCAGGATTAAATGAATATGATTCACTTTGAAGGTGTTTCCAAGATATATGAAAGACAGCTTGCCCTTAAGGAGATAACCCTTTCAATAGAAAAGGGAGAGCTTGTTTTTATCACAGGTCCATCAGGTGCAGGAAAAACCACGCTTCTGAAATTGATATATGCCCACGAAAGACCTGATAAAGGCAGGCTGGTTGTCGGAGAATATGAACTCTCCACCATCCATCAGAGGAATATACCCTTTTTAAGAAGGATGATCGGCATAGTTTTTCAGGACTTCAGGCTGATTGATACAAAGACTGTTTTTGAGAATGTTGCAATGCCCCTCAGAATAAGGGGACTTAAAGAAAGAGACCTCAAGGATTTCGTTTTTGATAGTCTTAGACTCGTGAATCTTAGACACAAAATAGATGCTTATCCACCAGCTCTTTCCGGTGGTGAACAGCAGAGGGTAGCTATTGCAAGGGCAATAGTGGCTGAACCGCTGATTCTCCTTGCCGATGAACCAACTGGTAATCTCGATCCTGAAAACACAAAAGCTGTAATGGATATATTCAAAGAGATAAATGCGAGGGGAACAACAGTGGTTATTGCCACTCACAATCCCGACCTCTATACCCATAGTGGCAGGAGGGTCTTCAAACTTCAAGAAGGTGCACTTACAGGAGTGGAGGTCCTGTGATTACAGGTTATTCCTTCAGATTTGCCATTGAGAGCCTCAGAAAGGAATTGTGGATAAATATTATGGCAGCCCTTTCAGCAGGCATCGGATTATTTCTTGTTGGAATAGTTGTACTTGCTGTTTTAAATATTAATTTAATTACAAAAAAACTGCCTGAAAAGCTTACGATTATCCTTTATCTGAAGGACAGAACCTCAGAGGAGCAGATAGACAGGGTGATCAGGAGCCTGAAAGAAAATTCAATGATAGGGTCTGTAAAATTTATATCCAGAGATGAAGCACTTCATGAGCTTAAAAATAAATTAAAAGATTCAAGTCTTCTCTTAGAAGGACTTGATGAAAATCCTTTGCCTGACTCAGTGGAGATAAAACTTAAACAGGAACATTTAGAAAAAGATGCTATTAATAGCCTCCTTCAGCAGCTCAGATCCATTCCCGAGGTAGAGGATATAGATTATGGGAAGGATTTAATGGAGTCAATTGTTTTGATAAAGAGGCTTTCTGATAAGCTGGGTGCGGCCTTTCTTTTAATAATGATGGCAGGGATAATATTTAACTTTTATACAACAATAAAGATACTCTTTTACAGAAGGAAAGAGGAGATTGAGACATTCAAGCTCCTCGGAGCATCAAGGGGTTTTATAAAAGCACCCTTTCTTATTGAAGGTGCTGTTATCGGACTCGCCGGAGGTCTCATAGCATCCCTTGCGGTCACAGGACTCTATCAGGCATTGAATTTTCTTTCAGAAAAGATGCCCTTTATTACCACCTTTAATCTTCAGGCCCAGATATTTTATTTCATAATCGGCTTACTATTTTCCGGTGTCATTCTGGGAATCACAGGAGCAATACTCAGTATTGGTAGAATAAGGTACTGAAGTGGTGCAGAAGTGCAGAAGAATGGCTGTCTATGGAAGATGCAGGATTCAGAGCTCAGGACTATCAGGTATCCTCTATTATTTATCATGCATCAGGTCTGAATTTTACTGTTACATTCAACTGTCATTACTCTGCCTTTTTCAGGTGATTGTTATTTAT
This window encodes:
- a CDS encoding transketolase is translated as MLVQKRDIGYLNNQARLLRIEILKMLTEAGSGHTGGSLSAADIVTALYFYKLRHRPDAPFWRERDRFVLSKGHAAPLLYAVLAMSGYFDKSLLKTLRKLGSPLQGHPCSKNLAGVEISTGSLGQGLSVANGIAMGLRLDKLPSRVYCLLGDGELQEGQVWEAAMTASHYKLDNICAIVDLNALQIDGPISEVKDIEPVDKKFQAFGWHTIEINGHDMAQIVDSLDRAETLKGAPTVILARTIKGKGVSIFENKVKYHGVAPTKEELEIALRELGDGTGI
- a CDS encoding transketolase family protein; the encoded protein is MEIKSFSGVDAATRDAYGEVLYRIGLENPDIVVLDADLSSSTKTQKFAKAFPERFFNMGVSEQDMMATAAGLSLSGKIPFASTFAIFATGRAWEQIRQSIAYSCLNVKIVATHGGITVGEDGASHQAIEDIALMRVIPGMTVIVPADAYETELVIKEIVKYKGPVYVRLGRAKVRAVMPQEYRFSIGKAHAFGFGKDVNIIACGVMVAEALIAAGILKENGVDAGVINMSTIKPLDEEMLLKASDASLIVTAEEHSVIGGLGGAVCEFLSSVKPKPVLRIGIRDRFGTSGSSGELMKFFKLTGEQIAEDILSVLRNA
- the ftsE gene encoding cell division ATP-binding protein FtsE; amino-acid sequence: MNMIHFEGVSKIYERQLALKEITLSIEKGELVFITGPSGAGKTTLLKLIYAHERPDKGRLVVGEYELSTIHQRNIPFLRRMIGIVFQDFRLIDTKTVFENVAMPLRIRGLKERDLKDFVFDSLRLVNLRHKIDAYPPALSGGEQQRVAIARAIVAEPLILLADEPTGNLDPENTKAVMDIFKEINARGTTVVIATHNPDLYTHSGRRVFKLQEGALTGVEVL
- a CDS encoding ABC transporter permease; protein product: MITGYSFRFAIESLRKELWINIMAALSAGIGLFLVGIVVLAVLNINLITKKLPEKLTIILYLKDRTSEEQIDRVIRSLKENSMIGSVKFISRDEALHELKNKLKDSSLLLEGLDENPLPDSVEIKLKQEHLEKDAINSLLQQLRSIPEVEDIDYGKDLMESIVLIKRLSDKLGAAFLLIMMAGIIFNFYTTIKILFYRRKEEIETFKLLGASRGFIKAPFLIEGAVIGLAGGLIASLAVTGLYQALNFLSEKMPFITTFNLQAQIFYFIIGLLFSGVILGITGAILSIGRIRY